The DNA segment AGCTCCCTGAAATCTCTTTGCTGCCTAGTTTGTAAAAAAGTAATCTCAGGATAACAAACCGGATCGCATACACTCAATAAAGGATCTTTAATAGAAGAAAGGTTCCCATTCCCTGAAATAGTCAGCTTGAATTGGAAAGGTTCTCCTAAAAAAGCGGCCTTAGGATATTCTTCTAAACCTATTTTAAAATTTCCCACCGCTCCTTTAAATTCGGATGGAGAAGGAGAAGGTAGATCTTTTACGAAAATTTTACTCGGGATCGTCTTAATACTTCTCATATGAAAGAATGACTGTTGTCTTCCTTCCAAATGGAATACTGTGGAGCCTAATGAGTATTCTCCTTTTTTCAAAGGAGTTAGTATAAAGGTTTCCTTATTATAAACCGCAGTTTCGAATTCCAACCCTTCATAAATCACCTGCTCCGGGATCAAAAGATTTATCCCGGAAAGTGCTTCACTTCTGAAATAAGGGAACTCGATGGAGCTGGAAAAATCCCGATCAATATAAGGACGTATCGCGTTTCTATAATATAAGGTGAAAAATCCTAGGATAGGTTCTCCTACCCAAACCTGGTCTTTGTTCGTTCTAAATAGTACCTTTAAGTCTCCATCCTCGGGACCTTCCGTTTCTTCGCTGAAAAAGTATCGATTTGAAAAAAATCCGGAAGACTTATTTGCAGTGGAACTTCTGGGAGAAATTTCCAAAGCCATCATTCCTGATTCTATTTTTTGTCCGTCTACCTCTACTTCTATTTCCGGAACGGAAAAACGCCCGGGCGTCGATACGGTAAGCCTGTACTTAATTAGTTTTTTGCGATATACTTTGAAGTTTACTATTGTGGTATTCTCTTCCGTGCCCCAATAAACTGCCTTGATCCCTTGCCCATTAAACTCTTTTTCTATTAAACGGACCTGAGCGCCGCCTTCCGTTTCTAAAATGATAAATACCGCATCTCCCAGATCTGCTCTGGTTTGGCTGAGATAAAATTTGGGACCTTGTGCGAATAAAGGAAAAGCTCCCAATAATAAAAGTAGAAGGAAACGTTTCACCAGAACACCTCTTTGTTCCGAGAGCCTGGACTTCTTCTTTTTACTGAATCCAGATCCATGGATTCCATGATCCGATCCAATTCGTCTTCCATCTTGGATTTGTTTTTATCCTTCTGGTCCTTTCCTGCTCCGGACTTGGATTGTTTCTCCGCCTTCTCCTTTCCTTTGGAACCTTGTTTAGAAGAGGAAGACTTGTCTTCTTTTTCCTCGGACGTACTCTCTTTATTTTCCGAGCCATCTTTTCCTTCCGGAGGAGGAAGTTTACGCAGCCATTCCAAGTTCTTTTTAGCCGATTCTAAATTAGGATTTTCTTTTAGAGATCTAAGATAATGTTCCGCCGCTTTTTTGCGATCTCCTAATTTTAAATAAGAATTTCCTAAATTAAAATGGGATTGTGCCCTGAGTTCCGAATCCTTTGAATCCGCGGACTTTTCGAAATGACGGATCGCCTTGTCCAGATTCCCGGACTTGTATTCACAATCCCCCCGATTGAATTCCAATCTAGGATCTTCCGGAAAGTACGGGTCCGCTTCCTTGTATCTTTCCAAAGAATTTTTATAATCACCTTGTTCGTAGGAATTCCTGCCTTCTTTGATCCGATTCCCTCCCGGATCTAACTCGAAGGAATAAATATCTCTTCCCCAAAGTGAAAAGAGAAGTAAAAGAACAGGAGCGGCTTTTTTAGATAGTCTTACCAAAAACTTTCCCCAGAACTCTATTACAAAAAAATCAAATAACAAAAGCAGAAGCGCAGGTATCAAAAATTTTTTGGCTCCTTCTGCCCTTCGTAAATTACGAATTCTTTGTCCCGTGTTTTTTTCCATGGAGCCTATCCAGGATTTTATATCAGAGATCTCGGGACTTTCAGAATCTAAAGATAAAAATCTACCCTCGTTTGCGGATGCGAGTTCTTTTAGAAATCCCGGGTTGGATTTAGAGATAATTACACCCGGAGAATTTTCATAAGGAGCTAAGGATCCGTCTTTGGTTAAAAATCCATACACTCTGGAACCATCTTCAGAATATCCTATGGGGCCCCCTGTTGGAGTTCCTACAGACCAGACCCAAACCTCTGCGGGAAATTTTACGATACCTGGAGAATCCAAATCTTCTCCATCGGAGATCAAAACTAAAATACGATTTCGCAGTACCTGATTGGAATTCA comes from the Leptospira dzoumogneensis genome and includes:
- a CDS encoding BatD family protein; the encoded protein is MKRFLLLLLLGAFPLFAQGPKFYLSQTRADLGDAVFIILETEGGAQVRLIEKEFNGQGIKAVYWGTEENTTIVNFKVYRKKLIKYRLTVSTPGRFSVPEIEVEVDGQKIESGMMALEISPRSSTANKSSGFFSNRYFFSEETEGPEDGDLKVLFRTNKDQVWVGEPILGFFTLYYRNAIRPYIDRDFSSSIEFPYFRSEALSGINLLIPEQVIYEGLEFETAVYNKETFILTPLKKGEYSLGSTVFHLEGRQQSFFHMRSIKTIPSKIFVKDLPSPSPSEFKGAVGNFKIGLEEYPKAAFLGEPFQFKLTISGNGNLSSIKDPLLSVCDPVCYPEITFLQTRQQRDFRELGPGEFGFYLNHSYHYSVLPKKEGIWKPEDLKFTFFNPGSGRYESASLRFPGLEIGPPRPKQKIETEDTTGSKGGSSVLVSILLSSIFIGAAAFIVVTLRKKYRAEAVLKRLDLWIGSKRGFVLKHSVMTKGLPEEEASLLAGWKSDTVPLTETYKSLGPSSKANLIRISSWLSDKLKEEESE
- the batC gene encoding TPR repeat-containing protein BatC — translated: MVRLSKKAAPVLLLLFSLWGRDIYSFELDPGGNRIKEGRNSYEQGDYKNSLERYKEADPYFPEDPRLEFNRGDCEYKSGNLDKAIRHFEKSADSKDSELRAQSHFNLGNSYLKLGDRKKAAEHYLRSLKENPNLESAKKNLEWLRKLPPPEGKDGSENKESTSEEKEDKSSSSKQGSKGKEKAEKQSKSGAGKDQKDKNKSKMEDELDRIMESMDLDSVKRRSPGSRNKEVFW